The Lentzea guizhouensis genome contains a region encoding:
- a CDS encoding thymidine phosphorylase, whose product MSFSAVDVIRAKRDGAELSPAQIDWVIDAYTRGAVADEQMSALAMAIFLNGMTAAETARWTQAMIESGERLSLQVSRPTVDKHSTGGVGDKITLPLAPLVAACGAAVPQLSGRGLGHTGGTLDKLESIPGWRAALSTSEILSQLSSVGAVVCAATSGLAPADRKLYALRDVTGTVEAIPLIASSIMSKKIAEGAESLVLDVKVGSGAFMKDLESARALASALVSIGVEHGVRISALLTDMSVPLGRAVGNAVEVAESVDVLRGGGPADVVELTVALAREMLSLAGISADPAAVLASGEAYEVWARMIRAQGGDPDAALPVASHKHVVVAPSAGVLSTLDAYGIGVAAWRLGAGRARKEDPVQAGAGVLCLAKPGDVVEAGQPLLELHTDTPDAVAGALQALEGAYSVTDSAPSRSPLVIDTIRGPA is encoded by the coding sequence GTGAGCTTCTCGGCGGTGGACGTCATCCGGGCCAAGCGCGACGGTGCTGAGCTGTCTCCTGCCCAGATCGACTGGGTGATCGACGCCTACACGCGCGGTGCGGTCGCGGACGAGCAGATGTCCGCGCTGGCGATGGCGATCTTCCTGAACGGGATGACCGCCGCGGAGACCGCGCGGTGGACGCAGGCGATGATCGAGTCGGGTGAGCGGTTGTCGTTGCAGGTCTCCCGGCCGACGGTGGACAAGCACTCGACGGGCGGGGTCGGCGACAAGATCACGCTTCCGCTGGCGCCCCTGGTCGCAGCGTGCGGTGCCGCGGTGCCGCAGCTGTCCGGCCGCGGTCTCGGGCACACCGGCGGGACGCTGGACAAGCTGGAGTCGATCCCGGGGTGGCGGGCCGCACTGTCCACTTCGGAGATCCTTTCTCAGCTCTCCTCGGTCGGTGCGGTGGTGTGCGCGGCGACTTCCGGGCTGGCTCCGGCTGATCGCAAGCTGTACGCGCTGCGGGATGTCACCGGGACCGTCGAGGCGATTCCGCTGATCGCTTCTTCGATCATGTCGAAGAAGATCGCGGAGGGCGCCGAGTCACTGGTGCTGGACGTGAAGGTCGGCTCCGGGGCGTTCATGAAGGACCTGGAGTCGGCGCGTGCGCTGGCTTCGGCGCTGGTGTCGATCGGGGTCGAGCACGGGGTGCGGATCTCGGCTCTGCTGACCGACATGTCCGTGCCTCTCGGACGCGCGGTCGGCAACGCGGTCGAGGTGGCCGAGTCCGTCGACGTGCTGCGCGGCGGCGGACCGGCGGACGTGGTCGAGCTGACCGTGGCCCTGGCCCGCGAGATGCTGTCGCTGGCCGGGATTTCGGCTGATCCGGCGGCGGTTTTGGCTTCGGGCGAGGCTTACGAGGTGTGGGCACGGATGATCCGGGCTCAGGGCGGCGATCCGGACGCGGCTCTGCCCGTCGCGTCGCACAAGCACGTCGTGGTGGCGCCTTCGGCCGGTGTCTTGTCCACTTTGGACGCTTACGGCATCGGGGTGGCGGCGTGGCGGCTCGGTGCGGGCCGGGCGCGCAAGGAGGACCCGGTGCAGGCCGGTGCCGGCGTGCTCTGCCTGGCCAAGCCCGGCGACGTCGTCGAGGCCGGGCAACCGTTGCTGGAGCTGCACACCGACACCCCGGACGCGGTGGCC